Proteins found in one Luteimonas chenhongjianii genomic segment:
- a CDS encoding type IV secretion system protein VirB3, which translates to MRRNVLFRGCTRPPMFMGVPYVPFAIGAGACLLLTFYIDMFFLALLPFVVMVMRQMARRDEMIFRLLGLRWRFWLKARAGRSHDGAWVFTPLACRPLPSDLDGEP; encoded by the coding sequence ATGCGTAGGAACGTGCTCTTTCGCGGCTGCACGCGCCCACCGATGTTCATGGGCGTGCCTTATGTGCCGTTCGCCATCGGTGCCGGCGCGTGCCTGCTGCTGACGTTCTATATCGACATGTTCTTTCTGGCGCTGCTGCCATTCGTGGTCATGGTCATGCGCCAGATGGCCCGCCGCGACGAGATGATCTTCCGCCTGCTGGGGTTGCGCTGGCGTTTCTGGCTCAAGGCGCGCGCCGGCCGCTCGCATGACGGCGCCTGGGTCTTCACTCCACTGGCCTGTCGTCCCCTGCCTTCGGATCTGGATGGAGAGCCCTGA
- a CDS encoding TrbC/VirB2 family protein, producing the protein MQSIKSIQSTDLQRRRVRAFAAAIAVAFLPSLGWAQDVAGATSRVQTFFGNINALLNVASIAVVTIAIIFAGYQIAFNHKRIGDVAPVLIGGFLIGAAAQIAKMLLPSDVTSAAMLMLDLLPVHA; encoded by the coding sequence ATGCAATCCATCAAATCGATCCAATCCACTGATCTGCAGCGCCGGAGGGTTCGTGCTTTCGCCGCGGCAATCGCGGTCGCGTTCCTGCCGTCGCTCGGGTGGGCGCAGGATGTCGCGGGGGCAACCTCGCGCGTGCAGACGTTCTTCGGCAACATCAACGCCCTGCTGAACGTTGCATCGATTGCGGTCGTGACAATCGCGATCATCTTTGCCGGATATCAGATCGCGTTCAATCACAAGCGGATCGGTGATGTCGCACCCGTACTGATTGGCGGTTTCCTGATCGGCGCCGCGGCGCAGATCGCAAAGATGCTGTTGCCGTCGGACGTTACTTCGGCTGCGATGCTCATGCTCGATCTTCTGCCCGTCCATGCGTAG
- a CDS encoding transglycosylase SLT domain-containing protein, which produces MELMGCTDLAVPAEVMRHVVGVESSYTPFAIGVVGGRLARQPRTLAEAVSTTRMLEREGYNFSVGLAQVNRHNLARHGLDSHEKAFETCPNLRAGAKILAECHARAGGDWGKALSCYYSGNFVTGFEHGYVQKVLASWRAGTQSPAIPVVSGTVTRSASKESPALASRLARRVQEAQSKGQSSAPEMRLPNEALPVGEPAAASAPMRATAVQRGDAGDGPVTVQASATTSPPTAAAGTAVSTPSRDGAFVF; this is translated from the coding sequence ATGGAGCTGATGGGGTGCACGGACCTGGCGGTGCCCGCAGAGGTCATGCGCCACGTGGTCGGGGTGGAGTCGTCGTACACCCCGTTCGCGATCGGTGTCGTCGGTGGCCGCCTGGCACGTCAACCGAGGACGCTGGCCGAAGCTGTGTCCACCACCCGGATGCTCGAACGCGAGGGCTACAACTTCTCGGTGGGACTGGCACAGGTCAATCGCCACAACCTCGCGCGCCATGGCCTCGACAGCCACGAGAAGGCATTCGAAACCTGCCCGAATCTGCGCGCGGGCGCAAAGATCCTCGCTGAATGCCATGCACGGGCCGGAGGCGACTGGGGCAAGGCCCTGAGTTGCTATTACTCGGGGAATTTCGTGACCGGCTTCGAGCATGGCTACGTGCAGAAAGTGCTGGCGTCGTGGCGGGCAGGCACGCAATCGCCGGCGATTCCCGTGGTGTCGGGAACGGTCACTCGAAGCGCGTCCAAAGAGTCGCCGGCGCTGGCTTCGCGACTGGCGCGCCGCGTGCAGGAGGCGCAGTCCAAGGGTCAGTCGAGTGCTCCGGAAATGCGTTTGCCCAACGAAGCGCTGCCGGTCGGCGAACCCGCTGCGGCCTCCGCGCCCATGCGGGCAACCGCTGTCCAGCGCGGCGACGCCGGCGATGGTCCCGTCACCGTACAGGCCAGCGCCACCACGTCGCCACCCACCGCGGCCGCCGGAACCGCGGTGTCCACGCCGTCGCGGGACGGTGCGTTCGTGTTCTGA
- the virB11 gene encoding P-type DNA transfer ATPase VirB11 yields the protein MDIPAATATALSNRFLEYQYAVLGIGDHIQSLDVTEICINRPGELYLETREGWRRDEVPSLTFERARQFCTSIVNESNTGQRITDADPMVSLTFPTGQRAQFVIPPACDAGRVSITIRLPSRVGRSLDEYEREGFFAQIPEQAGGIGEQDLELLELRRARDYAQFFRMAVRYRKNIVVAGATGSGKTTFMKSLVDHISDQERLVTIEDARELFLRQPNVVHLLYSKGGQSTGNVTAKSCMEACLRMKPDRIILAELRGDESFYFIRNCASGHPGSITSCHAGSTAQTWDQLALMVKASSEGAGLEFDVIKRLLRMTIEVVVHIKAHAGRRYITGIDFDPERALAA from the coding sequence TGTCACCGAAATCTGCATCAACCGGCCTGGCGAACTCTATCTGGAGACCCGCGAAGGCTGGCGCCGCGACGAGGTGCCTTCGCTCACGTTCGAGCGCGCGCGCCAGTTCTGCACTTCGATCGTCAATGAGAGCAACACGGGGCAGCGCATCACGGATGCCGATCCAATGGTGTCGCTGACCTTCCCGACAGGGCAACGTGCCCAGTTCGTGATTCCGCCCGCGTGCGACGCGGGACGCGTGTCGATCACCATCCGGCTGCCGTCGCGGGTGGGCAGGAGTCTGGACGAGTACGAGCGTGAGGGCTTTTTCGCCCAGATTCCGGAACAGGCCGGCGGTATCGGCGAGCAGGATCTCGAGCTGCTCGAACTGCGCCGCGCGCGCGATTACGCCCAGTTCTTCCGTATGGCGGTGCGTTATCGCAAGAACATCGTCGTGGCCGGCGCGACCGGCAGCGGCAAGACGACCTTCATGAAATCCCTCGTCGACCACATCTCCGACCAGGAGCGGCTGGTCACCATCGAGGATGCACGCGAGCTGTTCCTGCGCCAGCCCAATGTGGTGCACCTGCTGTACTCCAAGGGCGGGCAAAGCACCGGCAACGTCACTGCCAAGAGCTGCATGGAGGCCTGTCTACGCATGAAGCCCGACCGGATCATCCTCGCCGAGCTGCGCGGCGACGAATCCTTCTACTTCATCCGCAACTGCGCGTCAGGCCATCCGGGTTCGATCACCAGCTGCCACGCGGGCAGCACCGCGCAGACCTGGGACCAGCTCGCGCTGATGGTCAAGGCCTCGTCCGAGGGGGCGGGGCTGGAGTTCGATGTCATCAAGCGCCTGCTGCGGATGACGATCGAGGTCGTGGTGCACATCAAGGCGCATGCCGGTCGTCGCTACATCACCGGGATCGACTTCGACCCGGAGCGGGCGCTCGCCGCATGA